ATCCATGTGTAGATCTGTGACAGCAGCTTTAGATAAAACGCCGTTTTGAAGATCAGAAATCACCGGGTGAGAAAATAGCCGATGCTCTTTAATTTCAACCATCAGTTGCTCGATGAACTTGTAATTCTGCGCGTATCTGTCTGTAGGTGTCTCTGCCTTAATAAGGTCTTGAACGACGTAACGAGTAGCCTTCATAATAAGTTCCCTCTCCCAAAACATCCTGAGATGACAAATTTGCAAATTCAAAGCTAGTAATTATGCGGGATGATATTAATCATCACTAAGTATATTTATCAACACTACCTCCAAAAATCCTGCCCACTGAATGGTCTTCATGCAAATTTTGCAATCGCAAAAGGAAAATAAATATAAAATTTCTAGTTGATCCAAATTCATCAAGCTGGAGTGATTGATGAATTGCTATATCTCGTAAATATATTCAGGCCTTTGATTTTCTTACTCTAGGTCAATTTTGCACATCACCAAATGTGAACAATATTCATCATTATATTTTTACTGTTCGCTCTGAAGCCATGTGCGTTTAATTTATTTCAGCAATGCAGCACGCATTTATTTTTTTTGTGAATCCAAAGGTTATCCAGACTTGTCCAAGTCTTGTTCAGAGACAGGGAGCGAACTAAACTCTTTTTTGCCCCTATATCGAAAGCCATTCATTCAGATGATTCACCACACAATCTTTACTGACCCTTCCGTTGCACAGTTTTATGAGCTTGGTGAAGTTGTCCGCTCTGACTATGATTTTTGCAAAGCTCAGGCAGCAAACGCCCGTTCAATTTTGGACTTAGGCTGCGGAACGGGTGAGCTCACTGTTCAGCTCACAAAAGGACGACACGTCGTTGGGTTGGACCCCGCCACAGCAATGTTGGATATTGCGAGAGCTAGAGCGGGGGGAGAAAATGTGACGTGGATTGAAGGCGATGCGCGCAACTTCTCTCTCAATGAGCATTTCGATCTTGTAGTCTTGACGGGCCACTCCTTTCAGTTTTTCCTGAATGAAAAAGACCAACTGTCCGCTTTGAACTGCATAGCAAAACACCTCTCTCCCAATGGGCGCTTTATCTTTGACACCCGCAACCCGGATTTTGGGGGCCGCAAGACAAGAGAAAAACACGAAACACTGCAGTGTCGTGTGCATCCAGATCTCGGTGAAATCGAAAGCTGGAACATCTCCGAGTACGATGAGGAAAATCGTATCCTCAGTTTCGTTAATGTCTACAAACATCTGGAGACGGGCGAGGTCTATAGTGCACCCTCTCAGATCAAATACACCAATCAAAACAAGATCAAGGCTCTGATAAAACAGGCGGGCCTGCACGTAGATGAATGGCTAGGAGAGTGGACGGGCGAGCCGTACAATCCGGCTTCTCGTGAGATCATCCCGATTGGAAGAAAAGCGTAGGCCTCGGCGCTCAATACGAGCGAAGGCAAAGCGGATGCCAGAGCCAATGAAT
The sequence above is drawn from the Pseudovibrio sp. Tun.PSC04-5.I4 genome and encodes:
- a CDS encoding class I SAM-dependent methyltransferase; this encodes MIHHTIFTDPSVAQFYELGEVVRSDYDFCKAQAANARSILDLGCGTGELTVQLTKGRHVVGLDPATAMLDIARARAGGENVTWIEGDARNFSLNEHFDLVVLTGHSFQFFLNEKDQLSALNCIAKHLSPNGRFIFDTRNPDFGGRKTREKHETLQCRVHPDLGEIESWNISEYDEENRILSFVNVYKHLETGEVYSAPSQIKYTNQNKIKALIKQAGLHVDEWLGEWTGEPYNPASREIIPIGRKA